The Mesorhizobium koreense genome includes a window with the following:
- the sppA gene encoding signal peptide peptidase SppA, which translates to MATRADELIDRHRLRRKLTFWRVVALAVIALAVAWAGSRLYQDEYGSLAANHIAKVKIAGTITQDDDLVDQLEKLRDSPAVKGLILEINSPGGTTAGGEQLYEEVRRVAAEKPVVAEITGLGASAAYMVAAAADHIVARQTSIVGSIGVLVEFPNVTGLMDKVGVKLEAIKSSPLKAEPSPFTPTTDEARAMVQKLISDSYDWFVGLVADRRGLPRDQVLKLADGSIFTGRQAVANKLVDEVGGEREAVVWLAKKGVDPNLKVIEWKSPSGRSFLFSKALARLVGLPEGTAGFFERIGADRIFLDGLLSVWHP; encoded by the coding sequence ATGGCTACACGGGCCGACGAACTGATCGACCGCCACCGCCTGCGGCGGAAACTGACCTTCTGGCGCGTCGTGGCGCTTGCCGTCATCGCGCTTGCGGTGGCATGGGCCGGATCGAGGTTGTACCAGGACGAATATGGCTCCCTTGCGGCCAATCATATCGCCAAGGTCAAGATCGCCGGTACGATCACCCAGGACGACGACCTCGTCGACCAGCTCGAAAAACTGCGCGATTCGCCCGCCGTGAAGGGGCTGATCCTGGAGATCAACTCGCCCGGCGGCACGACGGCGGGCGGCGAACAGCTTTACGAGGAAGTGCGCCGGGTTGCCGCCGAGAAGCCGGTTGTCGCCGAGATCACCGGTCTCGGGGCCTCGGCAGCCTATATGGTGGCCGCGGCGGCCGACCATATCGTGGCGCGCCAGACCTCCATCGTCGGCTCGATCGGCGTTCTGGTCGAATTCCCGAACGTCACCGGCCTGATGGACAAGGTCGGCGTCAAGCTGGAGGCGATCAAGTCCTCGCCGCTCAAGGCCGAGCCTTCGCCCTTCACGCCGACGACGGACGAAGCGCGCGCCATGGTCCAGAAGCTCATTTCCGACAGCTATGACTGGTTCGTCGGGCTGGTCGCCGATCGGCGGGGGCTTCCTCGCGACCAGGTGCTGAAGCTCGCGGACGGTTCTATCTTCACCGGGCGCCAGGCCGTCGCCAACAAGCTGGTGGATGAGGTCGGCGGCGAGCGCGAGGCCGTCGTCTGGCTGGCAAAGAAGGGCGTCGATCCGAACCTGAAAGTCATCGAATGGAAATCGCCGAGCGGCCGCAGTTTTCTTTTCTCGAAAGCGCTTGCCCGTCTTGTCGGGCTGCCGGAAGGAACGGCTGGCTTTTTCGAGCGGATTGGCGCCGACCGCATCTTCCTTGACGGTCTCCTGTCGGTCTGGCACCCTTGA
- the acuI gene encoding acrylyl-CoA reductase (NADPH): MSDTFKAILVSRDEEKKQSVSTVELGDADLMEGDVTVAVEATTVNYKDGLAITGKAPVVRRFPLVPGIDFAGTVIQSSHPDWKEGDRVVLNGWGVGETHYGAYAGHARVKGDWLVPLPEGLTAHQAMAVGTAGYTAMLCILALERHGITPARGPVVVTGAAGGVGSVAISILSRLGYHVVASTGRAAEETYLRDLGAAEIIARDELSGPAKPLGKERWAGGVDAVGSHTLANVLSMTSYGGAVAACGLAQGMDLPASVAPFILRGVSLLGIDSVMAPKPIRIEAWRRIASDLDHTKLAALSTTIGFDGIIQAAHDIVEGKVRGRIVVDMD; encoded by the coding sequence ATGTCCGATACGTTCAAGGCCATTCTCGTCTCGCGCGACGAGGAAAAGAAACAATCGGTCTCGACCGTCGAACTCGGCGATGCCGATTTGATGGAAGGCGATGTCACCGTCGCCGTCGAAGCGACCACGGTGAACTACAAGGACGGGCTCGCCATTACCGGAAAGGCGCCGGTCGTGCGGCGCTTCCCGCTCGTCCCGGGCATCGATTTCGCCGGTACGGTGATCCAGTCGAGCCATCCGGACTGGAAGGAGGGCGATCGTGTCGTCCTCAATGGCTGGGGTGTCGGCGAAACGCACTACGGCGCCTATGCCGGCCATGCCCGCGTCAAGGGCGACTGGCTGGTGCCGCTGCCTGAGGGCTTGACTGCCCATCAGGCCATGGCCGTCGGCACGGCCGGCTACACGGCCATGCTCTGCATCCTGGCGCTGGAGCGCCACGGCATCACGCCGGCACGCGGCCCGGTCGTGGTGACGGGCGCGGCCGGTGGGGTCGGCTCGGTCGCCATCTCGATCCTTTCAAGGCTCGGCTACCATGTCGTCGCCTCGACCGGTCGGGCCGCCGAGGAAACCTATCTGCGCGACCTCGGCGCCGCGGAGATCATCGCGCGCGACGAATTGTCGGGCCCGGCAAAGCCGCTCGGCAAGGAACGCTGGGCCGGCGGTGTCGATGCGGTCGGCAGCCACACGCTCGCCAACGTATTGTCCATGACGTCCTATGGCGGTGCTGTCGCCGCCTGCGGGCTGGCGCAGGGCATGGACTTGCCGGCGAGCGTCGCCCCGTTCATCCTGCGCGGCGTCTCGCTGCTCGGCATCGATTCGGTGATGGCCCCAAAGCCCATCCGCATCGAAGCCTGGCGGCGCATCGCCTCCGACCTCGATCATACCAAGCTTGCCGCGCTTTCCACCACCATCGGCTTCGACGGCATAATCCAGGCCGCCCACGATATCGTCGAGGGTAAGGTGCGTGGCCGCATCGTGGTCGATATGGATTGA
- the lptC gene encoding LPS export ABC transporter periplasmic protein LptC — MEFDRIEPVTTIDAERRTLRPDPAVPPADSAGGRSVEQAFRRAKRHSTAVRTLKVLLPGLAILIAAGFTIYSYLLTPGGIAVDILGSSYSDGKLTMANPRLEGFTKENRPYSLKAARAVQDVTNTNVVQLDDITAKLPVSDDNWANVSAPKGIYNKEKDTLDVPTEMTVTTTDGLVAKLSSAFVNIATGDLKTSDPVDITLRGSHITADSMTVQDRGKVLVFDRKVRVTMMPEKKNSTGDNHGAADAPR, encoded by the coding sequence ATGGAATTCGATCGGATCGAGCCGGTGACGACGATAGACGCTGAGCGCAGAACCCTTCGACCCGATCCGGCCGTTCCCCCGGCGGACAGCGCCGGCGGCCGCTCGGTCGAGCAGGCGTTCCGGCGGGCGAAGCGGCATTCCACGGCCGTCAGGACGTTGAAGGTGTTGTTGCCGGGCCTTGCCATCCTCATCGCCGCCGGATTCACGATCTACTCCTATCTGCTGACGCCGGGCGGGATTGCCGTCGACATCCTCGGCTCCAGCTATAGCGACGGCAAACTCACGATGGCCAATCCGAGGCTGGAGGGCTTTACCAAGGAAAACCGCCCCTATTCGCTCAAGGCCGCGCGCGCCGTGCAGGACGTGACGAATACGAATGTCGTCCAGTTGGACGACATTACCGCGAAGCTTCCCGTCAGTGACGACAACTGGGCCAATGTCAGCGCGCCCAAAGGCATTTATAACAAAGAGAAGGATACGCTCGACGTTCCGACCGAGATGACCGTGACGACGACGGACGGCCTCGTCGCCAAGCTCAGTTCCGCCTTCGTCAACATCGCGACAGGAGATTTGAAGACTTCCGATCCGGTCGATATTACTCTAAGGGGATCGCATATCACTGCCGATAGCATGACTGTACAGGATCGGGGCAAGGTACTTGTCTTCGACCGGAAAGTTCGGGTGACGATGATGCCGGAAAAGAAAAACTCCACTGGAGACAATCATGGAGCGGCCGATGCGCCGCGCTAG
- a CDS encoding integration host factor subunit beta, with product MIKSELVQTIANRNPHLFLRDVENIVNAIFEEITRALAEGNRVELRGFGAFSVKNRPARTGRNPRTGESVEVEEKWVPFFKTGKELRERLNDQ from the coding sequence ATGATCAAATCCGAACTCGTGCAGACGATCGCCAATCGAAATCCGCATCTTTTCCTGCGGGATGTCGAGAACATTGTGAACGCCATTTTTGAAGAGATCACGCGCGCGCTGGCCGAAGGCAATCGCGTTGAATTGCGCGGTTTCGGCGCCTTTTCCGTGAAGAACCGCCCGGCGCGTACCGGCCGCAATCCGCGCACCGGCGAATCGGTCGAAGTCGAGGAGAAATGGGTCCCCTTCTTCAAGACCGGGAAGGAATTGCGCGAGCGCCTGAACGACCAGTGA
- a CDS encoding class I SAM-dependent rRNA methyltransferase produces the protein MKPSRDRRGDHRSEAPGRAAVPALRETGPSAAPRPLVRRDGPLPRERLPLILEVSPNEDYALLDSGGGEKLEQYGPYRIVRPEGQAIWQKALPDREWQRADAIFTGNTDEEGMGRWRFPKTPLGETWPMRHDGIDYLGRFTSFRHVGVFPEQASHWDHMDGLIRAAGRPVKVLNLFGYTGLASLVAARAGAEVTHVDASKKAIGWARENQAITRLGDKPIRWICEDAMKFAEREERRGSRYDIILLDPPAYGRGPKGEVWQLFDDLPALVDICRSILTPKPLTVVLTAYSIRASFFAIHALMRDSFAGMGGCVESGELVIREKSAGRALSTSLFSRWVVA, from the coding sequence TTGAAACCTTCGCGCGACAGACGCGGCGATCATCGCTCCGAAGCTCCCGGACGTGCCGCAGTTCCGGCGCTGCGTGAAACCGGACCGTCCGCCGCTCCGCGTCCGCTTGTCCGGCGTGATGGGCCGCTGCCGCGAGAACGTTTACCGCTCATTCTCGAAGTATCGCCCAACGAGGATTACGCGCTGCTCGATTCGGGCGGCGGCGAGAAGCTGGAGCAGTACGGACCCTACCGCATCGTCCGTCCCGAAGGACAGGCGATCTGGCAAAAGGCGCTACCCGACCGTGAATGGCAGCGCGCCGACGCCATCTTCACCGGCAACACCGACGAGGAGGGCATGGGCCGCTGGCGCTTCCCGAAGACGCCGCTCGGCGAGACATGGCCGATGCGCCATGATGGGATCGACTATCTCGGCCGCTTCACCTCCTTTCGCCATGTCGGCGTCTTTCCCGAACAGGCTTCGCACTGGGACCACATGGATGGGCTGATCCGCGCCGCCGGCAGGCCGGTAAAGGTGCTGAACCTCTTCGGCTATACCGGCCTTGCCTCGCTGGTCGCGGCGCGCGCCGGGGCCGAGGTCACCCACGTCGATGCCTCGAAAAAGGCCATCGGCTGGGCGCGCGAGAACCAGGCGATCACCCGCCTCGGCGACAAGCCGATCCGCTGGATCTGCGAGGACGCGATGAAATTCGCCGAGCGCGAGGAGCGCCGGGGTAGCCGCTACGACATTATCCTCCTCGATCCGCCGGCCTATGGACGCGGGCCGAAGGGCGAGGTCTGGCAGCTTTTCGACGACCTGCCGGCGCTGGTCGACATCTGCCGCTCGATCCTGACCCCGAAGCCGCTGACGGTCGTCCTGACGGCCTATTCCATCCGAGCCTCCTTCTTCGCCATCCATGCGCTGATGCGCGATAGTTTTGCCGGAATGGGCGGATGCGTGGAATCGGGCGAACTGGTGATCCGCGAGAAATCCGCCGGACGGGCACTTTCCACCTCGCTCTTCTCGCGCTGGGTAGTCGCATGA
- a CDS encoding ATP-binding protein has translation MAEPGFHSDTAFATDGGDAAPVARAAPHVVSPLPVPIAAPRPLAGRISATPGYLLYAMTFIAVMLSGLAHLSGSPHYLSVAILMVGIASFLIGWRTRNEAAKVGRILDGEAASRAEIETLADRMWELQESEERFRGLIDALGDIVVHRDRDGHIVYANRVLADLVGCPQKALSGKTLSELGIEIGVVPDAAFAEGECLSSTDVAIRSGGETRWYSWIELSVRDKASNAVSHRAIARDITARKRAEKASVAAREHAEFANLAKSRFLATVSHEIRTPMNGIMGMAKLLADTRLSPEQRTYVGAISTSASALLALIEDLLDFSKIEAGRFDIEPQSVSPREIVENVCELLAAKAYAKGIGLGCYCAPDVPAIIAADPNRLRQVLLNLIGNAVKFTDEGGVQVTVEAAGTAASSSIRFTVVDTGPGMRKADLERIFQEFEQADGTSTRRYGGAGLGLAISKRIVEAMSGRIGVDSEAGVGSRFHVELPLGRMTTLGARSKVLAGRGIGILSPNRVEPELIARAVEACGGSAVVADSVAALAREAEARNVELDSILVDTALEEPDGGILKRLRHKLGGSFEAITLIAPSDRGHLAEYRQAGYATFLARPVRGETLLRVLLAAKSADPILKTPEKAEPAGTGLPETGETAFNVLIAEDNEINAMLARAALSKAGHRVRLVTNGRAAVDAVIHAQAGRRFDVVLMDLHMPVMDGLDAIALIRKHEEEHGAPPVPIMVLSADGQETTRHAVLAHGATGFVSKPLDPKALAEAVAEQAVA, from the coding sequence ATGGCGGAACCAGGCTTTCATTCGGATACGGCGTTTGCGACGGACGGCGGCGATGCGGCCCCCGTAGCGCGTGCCGCGCCGCATGTCGTGTCCCCGCTTCCTGTGCCTATTGCCGCGCCGCGCCCGCTCGCCGGCCGCATCTCCGCCACGCCCGGATATCTGCTCTACGCGATGACCTTCATCGCCGTCATGCTTTCAGGCCTCGCCCATCTCTCGGGCTCTCCTCATTACCTCTCCGTCGCCATTCTGATGGTCGGCATCGCTTCTTTCCTGATCGGCTGGCGTACGCGCAACGAAGCGGCCAAGGTCGGCCGCATCCTCGATGGCGAGGCCGCCAGCCGCGCCGAGATCGAGACGCTCGCCGACCGCATGTGGGAATTGCAGGAAAGCGAGGAACGCTTCCGAGGCTTGATCGACGCACTCGGCGACATCGTCGTCCACCGCGACCGGGACGGCCATATCGTCTATGCCAACCGTGTGCTGGCCGATCTTGTCGGCTGCCCGCAAAAGGCGCTTTCCGGCAAGACGCTCTCCGAACTCGGGATCGAGATCGGCGTGGTGCCCGATGCCGCCTTCGCCGAAGGCGAGTGCCTGAGTTCCACCGATGTCGCCATTCGTTCCGGCGGCGAGACGCGCTGGTATTCCTGGATCGAACTCTCCGTGCGCGACAAGGCGAGCAACGCCGTCTCCCACCGCGCCATCGCGCGCGACATCACTGCCCGCAAGCGCGCGGAAAAAGCCTCCGTGGCGGCGCGCGAGCATGCCGAATTCGCCAATCTCGCCAAGTCGCGCTTCCTGGCGACCGTCAGCCACGAGATACGCACGCCCATGAACGGCATCATGGGCATGGCCAAGCTTCTGGCCGATACCCGCCTGTCGCCGGAACAGCGCACCTATGTCGGCGCCATCTCCACCTCCGCCAGCGCGCTTCTCGCGCTGATCGAGGACCTGCTCGACTTCTCTAAGATCGAAGCCGGTCGCTTCGATATCGAGCCGCAATCGGTGTCGCCGCGCGAGATCGTCGAGAATGTTTGCGAACTTCTCGCCGCCAAGGCATACGCCAAGGGGATCGGGCTCGGCTGCTATTGCGCGCCGGACGTTCCGGCGATCATCGCGGCCGATCCGAACCGCTTGCGGCAGGTACTGCTCAATCTGATCGGCAACGCGGTGAAATTCACCGATGAAGGCGGCGTGCAGGTGACGGTGGAAGCCGCCGGGACGGCGGCTTCATCCTCGATCCGCTTCACGGTGGTCGATACCGGTCCTGGAATGCGCAAGGCCGACCTGGAACGCATCTTCCAGGAATTCGAGCAGGCGGATGGCACCTCGACGCGCAGATATGGCGGCGCCGGCCTCGGCCTTGCCATTTCGAAACGCATCGTCGAGGCGATGAGCGGCCGCATCGGCGTCGATAGCGAAGCCGGTGTAGGCAGCCGGTTCCATGTCGAACTGCCGCTTGGCCGCATGACGACGCTCGGTGCCCGGTCGAAGGTGCTGGCGGGCCGCGGGATCGGCATCCTCTCGCCCAACCGGGTCGAGCCGGAACTGATCGCGCGGGCCGTCGAGGCTTGCGGCGGCTCAGCGGTCGTCGCCGACAGTGTCGCAGCACTTGCCCGCGAGGCAGAGGCCCGGAACGTGGAACTTGACTCGATTCTTGTCGATACGGCGCTGGAAGAGCCCGATGGTGGCATCCTCAAGCGGCTTCGCCACAAGCTCGGCGGGTCTTTCGAAGCCATAACGCTGATCGCTCCTTCGGATCGGGGACACCTCGCCGAATACCGCCAGGCCGGCTACGCGACTTTCCTCGCCCGCCCGGTGCGCGGCGAGACGTTGCTGCGCGTGCTGCTCGCCGCGAAATCGGCCGACCCGATCCTCAAAACGCCGGAAAAAGCCGAACCGGCCGGTACCGGTCTGCCGGAAACCGGAGAAACCGCCTTCAACGTCCTCATCGCCGAAGACAACGAGATCAACGCCATGCTGGCGCGGGCGGCACTCTCCAAGGCGGGGCATCGCGTCCGGCTCGTCACCAATGGCCGGGCGGCGGTCGACGCCGTGATCCATGCCCAGGCCGGCAGGCGTTTCGACGTAGTGCTGATGGACTTGCATATGCCGGTCATGGACGGGTTGGACGCCATCGCGCTCATCCGCAAGCACGAGGAAGAGCACGGCGCTCCGCCCGTTCCCATCATGGTTCTTTCCGCCGACGGGCAGGAGACGACACGGCATGCCGTGCTGGCCCACGGCGCTACCGGTTTCGTCTCCAAGCCGCTCGATCCGAAGGCGCTCGCGGAGGCGGTGGCCGAACAAGCCGTTGCATGA
- a CDS encoding VOC family protein, which translates to MYPNFVLLYVDSPAASATFYGDLLGQEPIETSPTFALFALPNGLMFGLWSRHTVEPKATASGGGGELAFAVEDREAVGSVYRTWQNKGLEILQRPCDMDFGHTFVALDPDGHRLRVFFPVEEDRQ; encoded by the coding sequence ATGTATCCCAATTTCGTTCTTCTTTATGTCGACAGCCCGGCCGCCAGCGCCACTTTCTACGGCGACCTACTCGGTCAGGAGCCGATTGAAACATCGCCGACCTTCGCTCTGTTCGCACTGCCGAACGGCCTGATGTTCGGCCTCTGGTCGCGCCATACGGTCGAGCCGAAAGCCACGGCAAGCGGTGGAGGCGGCGAACTGGCTTTCGCCGTCGAGGACCGCGAGGCGGTAGGCTCAGTTTACCGCACCTGGCAGAATAAAGGCCTCGAAATCCTGCAACGGCCCTGCGACATGGATTTCGGCCACACCTTCGTCGCGCTCGACCCGGACGGGCATCGGCTGCGTGTGTTCTTTCCCGTCGAGGAGGATCGGCAATGA
- a CDS encoding DUF1772 domain-containing protein: protein MEMRRGLFLWSLLAAVVAALSLGPSFSHVLEAAPRLTVWPPELWRETTVFNRQFEFFAIIGAPLDVGVIIVLAILTWLLRRQRRPFRLALAATVLYAAALATWFAWVAPANAVLATWTQGPVPADLAAIRNRWETGHMAVAAWKFVGFIALTCGLLFIRREPSADRPWPALPPRSAGNPPR, encoded by the coding sequence ATGGAGATGCGTCGCGGACTCTTCTTGTGGTCGCTGCTTGCCGCTGTCGTCGCGGCGCTCAGCCTCGGTCCATCCTTCTCCCATGTGCTGGAGGCCGCTCCGCGCCTGACCGTCTGGCCGCCTGAACTCTGGCGTGAGACCACCGTCTTCAATCGGCAGTTCGAATTTTTCGCGATCATCGGCGCACCGCTCGATGTCGGCGTCATCATCGTCCTTGCCATCCTCACCTGGCTGTTGCGGCGGCAGCGGCGGCCCTTCCGCCTCGCACTTGCGGCAACCGTGCTCTACGCAGCGGCGCTTGCGACATGGTTCGCATGGGTGGCGCCGGCGAATGCCGTGCTGGCGACCTGGACGCAAGGGCCCGTTCCAGCGGATTTAGCTGCTATTCGTAACCGCTGGGAAACGGGCCACATGGCGGTCGCCGCCTGGAAGTTCGTAGGCTTCATCGCCCTGACCTGCGGCCTTCTGTTTATTCGCCGTGAGCCATCGGCGGATCGGCCTTGGCCTGCATTGCCTCCGCGATCAGCCGGAAATCCTCCTCGCTGA
- the lspA gene encoding signal peptidase II gives MRSLLPYLLIVVAAIGVDQWVKQLVENGMGLHEQIDLLPFLALYHARNTGIAFSLLADFGDVGLILVALAVIAVVLMLAMRTSDRQVLARAGFALVVGGAIGNLIDRATLGYVIDYILFHTPVWSFAIFNLADAFITVGAGLVLLQEFVDWRRDRHTREPEPPSGR, from the coding sequence CTGCGCTCCTTACTGCCCTATCTCCTGATCGTGGTCGCCGCCATCGGCGTCGATCAATGGGTCAAGCAGCTCGTCGAGAACGGCATGGGCCTGCACGAGCAGATCGATCTCCTGCCTTTCCTGGCGCTCTACCATGCGCGCAATACCGGCATAGCCTTTTCGCTGCTAGCGGATTTCGGGGATGTCGGCCTCATACTGGTCGCGCTTGCGGTGATCGCGGTCGTGCTGATGCTTGCCATGCGTACGAGCGACCGGCAGGTGCTGGCCCGGGCTGGCTTCGCGCTGGTCGTGGGCGGCGCGATCGGCAACCTCATCGACCGCGCGACGCTCGGCTACGTGATCGACTACATCCTCTTCCACACGCCGGTCTGGTCCTTCGCGATCTTCAACCTCGCCGACGCGTTCATCACCGTTGGCGCCGGCCTCGTGCTGTTGCAGGAGTTCGTCGATTGGCGGCGCGATCGCCACACGAGGGAGCCGGAACCGCCCTCCGGGCGTTGA
- a CDS encoding lipopolysaccharide assembly protein LapA domain-containing protein, with the protein MIKRIVTIIVIIPVAIVLIALAVANRGFVPFTLDPFNPGNPGLTLSLPLFVYLFLALLLGVLIGSAATWLRQGRYRKRARMNADEARTLREEAARAKPPVPSTPSRALSEPAN; encoded by the coding sequence ATGATTAAGCGGATAGTAACCATAATCGTAATTATTCCGGTGGCGATCGTGTTGATCGCTCTCGCCGTCGCCAACCGGGGCTTCGTGCCGTTCACGCTCGACCCGTTCAATCCCGGCAATCCCGGCCTGACGCTTTCGCTGCCGCTTTTCGTCTATCTTTTCCTCGCGCTTTTGCTCGGCGTCCTGATCGGGAGCGCCGCGACGTGGCTGCGTCAGGGGCGCTATCGCAAGCGCGCCCGCATGAACGCCGATGAGGCACGGACGTTGCGCGAGGAAGCGGCGCGCGCCAAGCCGCCGGTGCCGTCGACGCCGAGCCGAGCGCTCTCCGAACCGGCGAATTGA
- a CDS encoding helix-turn-helix transcriptional regulator, translating to MSRSQRLLNLLQSLRRRRRPVSGRALADELGVGLRTLYRDIATLQAQGANIEGEAGLGYVLRDGYFLPPLMFGDNELDAIILGLRFVMQRSDDELARAAEDVLGKIEAILPPGLEDAAATSGLLAGPGGSGKSGHLSAIREAIRREEKLQISYSDKKGRSTERMVWPIAVGFFDTAEMLAAWCEMRRDFRHFRLDHITAVTPVHERTPRRHAILLAEWRLSQDLADMP from the coding sequence ATGTCGCGTTCGCAACGCCTACTCAATCTTCTTCAATCCCTGCGTCGGCGTCGACGGCCAGTGAGCGGGCGTGCCCTGGCCGATGAACTCGGCGTGGGCCTTCGCACGCTCTACCGCGACATCGCCACGCTGCAGGCACAGGGCGCCAACATCGAGGGCGAGGCCGGCCTCGGCTATGTGCTCAGGGATGGATATTTCCTGCCGCCGTTGATGTTTGGTGACAACGAACTCGATGCGATCATCCTGGGCCTGCGTTTCGTCATGCAGCGGAGCGACGACGAACTGGCGCGAGCCGCCGAAGACGTCCTGGGCAAGATCGAGGCTATCCTGCCGCCCGGATTGGAAGATGCCGCGGCGACCAGCGGTTTGCTCGCCGGACCGGGAGGCTCGGGGAAATCCGGTCATCTCTCGGCGATCCGGGAGGCCATTCGGCGCGAAGAGAAGCTCCAGATCTCCTATTCGGACAAGAAGGGCCGATCGACCGAACGCATGGTGTGGCCGATCGCTGTCGGCTTCTTCGACACGGCCGAAATGCTGGCTGCATGGTGCGAGATGCGCCGTGATTTCCGCCATTTCCGGCTCGACCACATCACCGCCGTAACGCCGGTTCATGAGCGGACGCCGCGGCGGCACGCTATCCTCCTGGCAGAATGGCGCCTGTCGCAGGATCTGGCCGACATGCCCTGA
- a CDS encoding TrmH family RNA methyltransferase yields the protein MNAKPETRAPGRVKEVTSLSNPLIKDIRALALKKFRDRESAFIAEGLKLVIDALDQGWSIRTLVFAKTGLGNPAVEKAAARTVAAGGTVLEVSEKVLGAITRRDNPQMVLGVFAQKFVPLASIRPSGQDVWVALDRVRDPGNLGTIIRTIDAAGARGVVLVGDCTDPFSLETVRATMGSIFAVPVARASVEAFLGWRRDFPGLVAGTHLKGAVDYRSVDFSGRPVLLLMGNEQQGLPDDLAAACDRLLRIPQAGRADSLNLAVATGVMLFEIRRNALRIDPEPAK from the coding sequence ATGAACGCGAAGCCCGAGACGCGCGCGCCAGGCCGCGTGAAGGAAGTCACCAGCCTTTCCAATCCGCTGATCAAGGATATCCGCGCGCTGGCGCTGAAGAAGTTCCGCGACCGCGAAAGCGCCTTCATCGCGGAGGGGCTGAAGCTCGTCATCGACGCGCTCGACCAGGGCTGGTCGATCCGCACGCTGGTCTTTGCCAAGACGGGCCTCGGCAACCCCGCCGTCGAGAAGGCCGCCGCCCGTACGGTGGCTGCCGGCGGAACCGTTCTGGAAGTCAGCGAGAAGGTGCTCGGCGCCATCACCCGCCGCGACAATCCGCAAATGGTGCTCGGCGTCTTCGCCCAGAAATTCGTGCCCCTCGCCTCGATCCGGCCTTCCGGCCAAGATGTCTGGGTGGCGCTCGACCGCGTCCGCGATCCGGGCAATCTCGGCACCATTATCCGCACGATCGATGCGGCCGGCGCCAGGGGCGTCGTCCTTGTCGGCGATTGCACCGATCCTTTTTCACTCGAGACCGTGCGCGCCACCATGGGATCGATCTTTGCGGTGCCTGTCGCGCGGGCATCCGTTGAAGCCTTTCTCGGATGGCGGCGGGATTTCCCCGGCCTCGTCGCCGGAACGCATCTCAAGGGCGCGGTGGATTACCGCTCGGTCGATTTCAGCGGCCGGCCGGTATTGCTCCTCATGGGCAACGAGCAGCAGGGTCTGCCCGACGATCTCGCCGCCGCCTGCGACCGGCTTCTGCGCATCCCGCAGGCCGGCCGTGCCGATTCGCTCAATCTTGCCGTGGCCACCGGCGTCATGCTCTTCGAAATCCGCCGCAACGCCCTCAGGATCGATCCGGAACCGGCCAAGTGA
- a CDS encoding GNAT family N-acetyltransferase, with translation MRAMMLERKNNPVSGRALPATQRKDVPAGGVLGRIGRLEVRLARDAEEIAAAQEVRFRVFYDELGARRDAVTAVERRDSDRFDSVCDHLLVVDTAIHGPATQQIVGTYRLLRQESAIAAGGFYSDEEFELEALIARHPGRRFLELGRSCVLPAYRSKRTIELLWQGIYAYVGYYDIAVMTGCASFHGTVPAAHAEALSFLAQNCRADPEWDVRAVISRYHTMDLMPPEAVRSRSALAAMPPLIKGYLRLGARIGDGCVIDRDFGTTDVFIILPMEFVSERYLNYYGAEAERFNA, from the coding sequence ATGCGGGCGATGATGCTGGAACGTAAGAATAATCCCGTATCCGGCCGGGCGCTTCCCGCAACGCAGCGCAAGGACGTGCCGGCCGGCGGCGTGCTCGGCCGCATCGGCCGGCTGGAGGTACGCCTGGCGCGGGATGCGGAGGAAATCGCCGCCGCGCAGGAGGTTCGCTTCCGCGTCTTCTACGACGAACTCGGCGCCCGCCGCGATGCGGTCACGGCGGTTGAGCGGCGCGATTCGGACCGTTTCGATTCGGTCTGCGACCATCTCCTCGTCGTCGACACGGCTATCCACGGCCCCGCAACGCAGCAGATCGTCGGCACCTATCGCCTCCTGCGCCAGGAGAGCGCGATTGCCGCCGGCGGCTTCTATTCCGACGAGGAATTCGAACTCGAGGCGCTGATCGCCCGCCATCCGGGCAGGCGCTTCCTCGAACTCGGCCGTTCCTGCGTACTGCCGGCTTACCGCTCGAAGCGCACGATCGAGCTTCTCTGGCAGGGCATCTACGCCTATGTCGGCTACTACGATATCGCTGTCATGACCGGCTGCGCCTCCTTCCACGGCACGGTGCCGGCGGCGCATGCCGAGGCGCTGTCCTTCCTTGCCCAGAATTGCCGGGCCGATCCCGAATGGGACGTGCGCGCCGTGATCTCGCGCTACCACACGATGGACCTGATGCCGCCCGAGGCTGTCCGTTCCCGCTCGGCGCTCGCCGCCATGCCGCCGCTCATCAAAGGCTATCTCAGGCTGGGCGCCCGGATCGGCGACGGCTGTGTCATCGATCGCGATTTCGGCACGACGGACGTGTTCATCATCCTGCCGATGGAATTCGTTTCCGAGCGCTACCTGAATTACTACGGCGCCGAGGCCGAGCGCTTCAACGCGTGA